In the Lysinibacillus sp. PLM2 genome, one interval contains:
- the odhB gene encoding dihydrolipoyllysine-residue succinyltransferase component of 2-oxoglutarate dehydrogenase complex, giving the protein MAEIKVPELAESITEGTIAQWVKKVGDRVEKGEFIVELETDKVNAEIISEEAGVLTQVLAEEGDTVLVGQVIAIVEAGEGAAPAPAAQEAPKAEAAPAPTQAAAPAPAPVATPVVEETSNERVVASPAARKLAREKGIDLASISPVDPQGRVRVQDVAAHGTAPVAAPTAAPVVPTTGGPVVFTPAANSDRVTIEKMSRRRQTIAKRLLEVKQSTAMLTTFNEIDMTNIMALRKRKQEEFVKANDIKLGFMSFFTKAVVAALKKYPYVNAQIVGDEIHLNNFFDIGIAVSTEEGLVVPVVRDANAKNFAEIEKDIAELAKKARDKKLGLNDMAGGSFTITNGGVFGSLMSTPIMNGTQAGILGMHSIVNRPVAVNGEVQIRPMMYVALSYDHRIIDGKDSVGFLKTVKELIENPEDLLLNS; this is encoded by the coding sequence TTGAATTAGAAACGGATAAAGTAAATGCTGAAATTATTTCAGAAGAGGCTGGAGTATTGACTCAAGTTCTTGCTGAAGAAGGCGATACAGTTCTTGTAGGCCAAGTAATTGCTATTGTTGAAGCAGGAGAAGGCGCAGCGCCAGCACCTGCTGCTCAAGAAGCTCCAAAAGCTGAAGCGGCTCCTGCACCAACTCAAGCTGCAGCACCAGCGCCGGCACCTGTTGCAACTCCAGTTGTAGAAGAAACTTCAAATGAACGCGTTGTTGCTTCACCAGCAGCACGTAAATTAGCACGCGAAAAAGGTATTGATTTAGCATCAATCTCACCGGTTGATCCACAAGGTCGCGTACGTGTACAAGATGTAGCAGCTCATGGTACAGCTCCTGTAGCAGCACCAACAGCAGCTCCAGTAGTACCTACAACAGGTGGACCAGTAGTATTTACACCAGCGGCAAACTCTGACCGTGTAACAATTGAAAAAATGAGTCGTCGTCGTCAAACTATTGCTAAACGTTTATTAGAAGTTAAACAATCAACTGCAATGTTAACAACATTCAACGAAATAGACATGACAAACATTATGGCTTTACGTAAACGTAAACAAGAAGAGTTCGTAAAAGCAAACGATATCAAACTTGGTTTCATGTCATTCTTCACAAAAGCGGTTGTTGCAGCACTTAAAAAATATCCATACGTTAACGCACAAATCGTTGGAGATGAAATTCACCTAAACAACTTCTTCGACATCGGTATCGCTGTTTCAACTGAAGAAGGTTTAGTTGTACCAGTAGTTCGAGATGCAAATGCTAAAAACTTCGCAGAAATCGAAAAAGATATTGCTGAATTAGCGAAAAAAGCTCGCGATAAAAAATTGGGATTAAACGACATGGCTGGTGGTTCATTCACAATTACAAACGGTGGTGTATTCGGTTCATTAATGTCAACACCAATTATGAACGGTACACAAGCTGGTATCCTAGGTATGCATTCAATTGTAAACCGTCCAGTTGCTGTAAATGGTGAAGTGCAAATCCGCCCAATGATGTATGTGGCATTATCTTATGATCACCGAATTATCGATGGTAAAGATTCTGTTGGATTCTTAAAAACAGTAAAAGAATTAATTGAAAACCCTGAAGACTTACTATTAAATTCTTAA